A window from Solanum stenotomum isolate F172 chromosome 5, ASM1918654v1, whole genome shotgun sequence encodes these proteins:
- the LOC125865162 gene encoding UBP1-associated protein 2B-like, whose translation MGTKRKSSSSTSRPQPEEQKPKLQPPSSSEEEEEEEEEYEEDPEESETEEKSESDLESDSDGEDEATKRDTIRKILEPFSKDQIIQQFKTAASKNPSILSRVTSFADSDPTHRKIFVHGLGYDATSEQLLDAFKPYGKIEECKLITDKVTGRAKGYGFVVFETRVGAKRALKEPQKIIGNRTTSCQLAALRSAVTGQDSGGRKIYVGNVGQDVDSEKLRAFFAKFGEIEEGPSGIDSVSRKFKGFAIFVYKSVEGANKALEEPQKSFDGCQLFCKKFVENLNNAGSSNANQGVQQNEMSYGFGVTPGILSGASMNGMPLLIGQNMGFGINPLLAPGFNPLFGGIGAGYGINGISPVVIASYGSDPALQGLGTYQGAQMWQPSLGGSAAMATITTPAKDSSGTGGVTYPSSLGR comes from the coding sequence ATGGGGACTAAGCGAAAATCATCATCTTCAACCTCAAGGCCCCAACCTGAAGAGCAAAAACCTAAACTTCAACCTCCATCTTcatctgaagaagaagaagaggaagaagaagagtatgAAGAAGATCCCGAAGAATCCGAAACCGAAGAGAAATCCGAATCCGATCTAGAATCCGACTCCGACGGCGAAGATGAGGCGACCAAGCGAGATACTATTCGGAAAATTCTTGAACCATTCAGTAAAGATCAAATAATCCAGCAATTCAAAACCGCAGCTTCAAAGAATCCATCAATTCTCTCTCGGGTCACATCTTTTGCCGATTCTGACCCGACCCACCGGAAAATCTTCGTTCATGGACTCGGGTATGATGCAACTTCAGAGCAATTGCTCGACGCCTTTAAACCCTATGGAAAAATCGAGGAGTGTAAGCTGATTACTGATAAGGTTACAGGAAGAGCTAAAGGTTACGGGTTTGTGGTATTCGAAACACGGGTCGGGGCAAAAAGAGCTTTAAAGGAGCCCCAGAAGATAATTGGGAATCGTACTACTTCTTGTCAGCTGGCTGCTTTGCGATCTGCTGTGACTGGTCAAGATTCCGGTGGCCGGAAAATTTATGTTGGGAATGTTGGGCAGGATGTGGATAGTGAAAAGTTACGGGCTTTTTTCGCGAAATTTGGTGAAATTGAGGAAGGGCCTTCAGGGATTGATAGTGTTAGTAGGAAGTTTAAGGGGTTTGCTATATTTGTGTATAAGTCTGTTGAAGGGGCTAATAAGGCGTTGGAGGAACCGCAGAAATCGTTTGATGGGTGTCaattgttttgtaagaaatttGTGGAGAATTTGAACAATGCTGGTAGTAGTAATGCAAATCAAGGTGTGCAGCAGAATGAGATGAGTTATGGTTTTGGAGTGACTCCTGGGATATTGAGTGGCGCGAGTATGAATGGTATGCCCCTTTTGATAGGGCAAAACATGGGATTTGGAATTAATCCATTGCTTGCACCAGGATTTAATCCGTTGTTTGGAGGGATTGGTGCTGGTTATGGTATAAATGGCATTAGTCCGGTTGTCATAGCTAGTTATGGTTCAGACCCAGCTTTGCAGGGATTAGGGACTTATCAGGGTGCACAAATGTGGCAGCCTTCTTTAGGAGGGTCAGCAGCAATGGCAACAATAACTACACCTGCAAAAGATTCATCTGGCACAGGAGGGGTGACCTATCCCTCGTCTCTGGGCCGCTAG